A region of the Corynebacterium falsenii genome:
GGTGCATTCGGCGCTCCAGCGCGGAGGACCCGAAGTCTGCTCCGCCGCGCCCACCGGCGTTGCTGCCGCCGGCGAAAATGATTCCCTGAGCATGCGAATCGTCCCCGCCGGGGAATCGGATCACACGCTCACTGTTCATGCCGTCAAGCGTAGTGGCACTCCCTGCAGCTCGCTGAGTGAGTCATCGACCTCTCCGAGCCTGCGCACGCGCAGTTTGTCGAACGCATTCCACTGCCGGATCCACGCGCGCAGCCCCTTGGCCGTGGCGAGCGCATCGGTGATCGCGCTGGTCGTGGCCGGATCTTGCCCCTCGGTTTCGGGCGCGCGCGCCGCATCTGGCTCGAGTGGCTCGACCGTTCCCCACGCCGGTTGCCGCTTTTCTGGGAATTCCTTGGCAAACGTTTCCTTCGCTCCCGCGATGGCTTCCTCGGCCGCGTGTTGGGTGGCCGCACGGTCGATGATCGGCAGGTCTTTATCGTCGACGCCACCACGCACGTCCTCCACCGATACCCCCTCGGTGAGCAGCACGGGGTATCGCAGCAAGGTGGTGAGGATGGAGCGCTGGTCACTGCGATTTTCAATCCAGTCGGCGGAGCTGGCGAAGCCCTGGATGCCGTCCGCGGTGATGACCCACGCGCCAGAGAAGTCTCCGAGGGTGACGGTGGGATCGGTTTCCACCTGCCAGACGGCGTAGACGGGCCCGCGCTCGCCCTCGGCGCGGGCGAGCACCATGATGGGATCGAACTGGGGTGCTGCCGTGGGGGCTGGTGAGGGGGCTGGTGCTTGGTCGCTCATGGCACCCCATCATAACCGCGTGCGCTGGCACAGTAAGCTGCACATCATGGCAGTCTTTGACTTTTTCTCCCGCAAGAAGCGCAGCCCAGAGGACCAGGAGCAACGTGCGAACCCGGTGCGGGTTGGTGGCGTCGGCGAAAAAAGCTCCTACGAAGCATCCACGCGCACAAACCTGCCACTCAACGAGTTCATGACACGCCTCATGGCCCAGGAACTTCCCATCCTGGATAGCACCAGCAGGCAACGGGTCAACGACATCCTCCGAAGCTACGACGGCCCCGAAATCACCAGCGTGGAGGAACTGCCGGAGGAGATCCGGCAGATTATGGAGCTGTATTAAAACTCCCCGTGAGAACCCAGGGAACCACTCCCAACCGGCCTGTTTGAAAGCGGGCCTGAGCAGTCGCTGTACTAGGGTGGGAACTATGGATTTGCAGACCAGCACGAAAACTCTCACCGGGTGGGGGCGCACCGCGCCGACCACCGCAGAGGTTCTTAAGACTCCCGATGTGGATGTCATCGCCAAGGCCGTGGCGCAGGTCGCCGATGATAACGCCGATAAGCCCGCCCACCTGCAGCGTGGTGTGATCGCCCGTGGCATGGGGCGCTCCTACGGCGACCCCGCTATGAACGCCGGCGGGCTTGTCATCGACATGCAGGAGCTCAACCAGATCTACAGCATCGACCCCGACAACGCCCTCGTGGATGTCGATGCGGGCGTGACCCTGGATCAGCTCATGAAGGCCGCCCTGCCCTACGGCCTATGGGTACCGGTGCTGCCGGGCACCCGCCAGGTCACCATCGGCGGCGCCATCGGCCCGGACATTCACGGCAAGAACCACCACTCCGCAGGCTCCTTCGGCAACCACGTTGTGTCGATGGAACTGCTGGTGGCCGACGGCCGGGTGCTCCACCTCGAGCCCGAAGGTAGCGAGGACGACCCGGATGGCGAACTGTTCTGGGCCACCGTGGGCGGCATGGGCCTGACCGGCATCATCCTGCGCGCGAAGATCCGCATGACCAAGACGGAGACCGCGTACTTCATCGCCGACGGCGACCTCACGCACTCCCTGGACGAGACGATCGCATTCCACTCGGACGGCTCCGAGCACAATTACACCTACTCGTCCGCGTGGTTCGACGCGATCTCGGGCGGTAAGAAGCTGGGCCGCGCCGCCATTTCGCGCGGTAGCCTGGCCACGCTCGACCAGCTCAAGGAACTCGCGCCGAAGCTGGCCAAGGACCCGCTGAAGTTCAATGCGCCGCAGCTCATGACGGTGCCGGATATCTTCCCGAGCTTCACCATGAACAAGCTGTCCATGATTGCCATCGGCGAGCTGTGGTGGCTGAAGTCCGGCGAATACCGCAACTCCGTGCAGAACCTCACGCAGTTCTACCAGCCGCTGGACCTCATCGGCGAGTGGAACCGTGGCTACGGTTCTAAGGGCTTCCTGCAGTACCAGTTCGTGGTGCCCACCGAAGCTGTGGAGCCGTTCAAGGAGATCATCCGCGACATCCAGGCTTCCGGCCACTACTCCGCGCTCAACGTGTTCAAGCTGTTCGGCGAGGGCAACCGCGCGCCGCTGTCCTACCCGATGCCGGGCTGGAACGTGTGCGTGGACTTCCCGATCAAGCCGGGTCTCGGCGCGTTCCTCGATGACCTCGACCGCCGCGTCATGGAGTTCGGCGGCCGCCTGTACTTGGCGAAGGAGTCCCGCACCTCTGCGGAGAACTTCCACAAGATGTACCCCGGCCTCGAGGGCTGGTTGAAGACCCGCAACGAGATCGACCCGACCGGCGTGTTCGCATCGGACATGTCCCGCCGCCTGGAGCTTTAGAGCTCACGAGCATTAAGGAGAATCCCCACCAATGATTGATGCTGTAGGAAAACCCCAATCCATCCTGCTGCTCGGCGGCGCCTCCGACATGGGCCTGGCCGTTGTCGAGGAGTTCCTCACCCGCGGCCCGGCGCGTGTCATCCTGGCCGCCCGGCCCGGCGAGTCGCTGGATGAGGCCACCCAGCGCGCGAAGGCCGCTGGCGCCTCCGAGGTCATCCCCGTGGAGTTCGACGCGATTGACTTCGATTCCCACCCCGCCGTGTTCGAGGAGATTTTCAGCCACGGCGACGTGGACATCGCCATCGTGGCTTTCGGCATCCTCGGCGACAACGAGCAGCAGTGGACGAACCAGAAGCTGGCCGTCCAGGCCGCCCAGGTGAACTTCACCGGCGCCGTATCCGTGGGCGTGCTGCTGGCTGATTACATGAAGAAGCAGGGTCACGGCCAGATCGTGGCCTTCTCCACCGTGGCTGGCGAGATGGTTCGCCGCTCCAACTTCGTGTACGGCTCCACCAAGGCCGGCCTCGACGGTTTCTACCGGATGCTCGGCGAGGCACTGCGCGGCACCGGCGTGCGCGTGCTCACTGTGCGCCCGGGCCAGGTTCGCACGAACATGACCAAGGACCTTGACGATGCCCCGCTGACCGTCGATAAGGAAGACGCAGCCAAGGCCATCGCCAACGCTGTGGATAAGAAGAAGACGCTGATCTGGGTTCACCCACTGTTCCAGCCGATCATGTTTATCCTCAAGCACCTGCCGCTGCCGATTATCCGCAAGCTGCCGCTGTAGGCCCCACCCGGCCGACTGCTTGTTCAGCCGGTACAAAAACATATCGACATGTGCACGCAATGAACGATATCCCGGCGCACTTCGGCAATCCCCTGACCAGCTCAATCCGCCTTCATTATCATGCACCCACGCATGTTTTGTTCGCGCAAATCCAGACCCCGCGAAGGCCTCAGTGCGTACGTAGAAATTATTCACAACCTTGAAGGCGGATGTTTTCATGTTTAAGCCTTATCGGCGCCCCACTGTCGCCGTCATTGGCGCTGGTCCGGCCGGATGCGCCGCTGCTGCTGAATGCGCGTTCTCTGGTTTCGAAACTTCTTTGTTCGACGCCAACACGCAGCCCGGCGGAACAATCGTCAACGGTGCTTCCTCCGGCGGCGCTGCCTCTGGTTCCCACCAGGGCTCAGCCGAGCTGACGAAGCGCTACCACTTCAACGTTCCTTACCTGAAGCTTACCGACACGGACGGCTCAGTCGCCTCGTTCGTCACGCACCTCGAGGCGGCCCTCAACGCCGCTGGTGCGAAGCTAGAATTGGGCGCCACCGTTACTACCGCAACGTTCGACGAGGAGCGCGGCCAGTGGGCTGTGGCCTCGGAAACCAGCAATGGTTCGGAGCGCCCCGTCGAGTACTTCGACATCGTTGTGCGCGCCACCGGCTCGTCCGCCTCGAACGGTGTCCGCCCGCCCGCGTTCAAGGCCGCAACCGGCCCGGGCATCAAGGAGGACGAGACGGATCACCTGCACCTCGGCATTCACCCCATCGGGTTGCCGAATGCGCTGTTCGTCGACGGCCCGTACCCGGCCAATGGCCTCGATAGCCGCCTAATGCGTAAGAAGCCGCTGGCCATCGCCGAGGCGCGTGGTGAGTACTGCCGCCGTTACGCCCGCTTCCTCGAGGTCAACGGCCCCGGCGAACTGCGTGTTCAGCCTGACCACTGGTTGGCCCAGCAGGCTACTGTGAAGCAAGAGATCGCCAACCTGACCTCGTTCGAGCCTTTCCCTTACAAGGTGTACCTGCTGGCCGATTCGGAGAAGGCTTCTTCGAAGGCTTCTTCGAAGGCCTCTTCAAAGGCCCCTTCAAAAACCAAGGCCACCGCCAAGTAACATCCCCCGCTGATTTCTCCCGCAGTGTTGTTCAGTGCGGGGTACTAAGGAGTTTCTCATGAGCCACATCACCGCTACCCCGCCGTCTGAGACGGCGGCCGCTTCCTCCAACCCGTCCGCTGATCTGCCGCCGCTGGGCCCGGATTCCATCCTGTGGCAGCGCTACGGCGACTGGCGCTCCACCTTCGCCGCTCTGTACGTCGGCGTGCTGCAGATTACCCAGAAGGACGTCAGCCGCGCTCTCGTCCAGCACTCCAACGTGTTCGACAACGAGGTTGCCCGCCTGGTGCGCTCCGCGTTCCCGATCATTCGCACCGTCTACGAAGGTGATGAGGTCGGCGCGATGATCCGCGACTTCCACCGCAACATCAAGGGCACCCACCCGGACGAGAGCCGCTACCACTCCCTGAACCCGGATGTGTACTACTGGGCTCACGCTACCTTCGCCGCGATGCCGTTCGTGCTGGCTGGTAACTTCATGCCGCCGATGAACGAGCAGGAGAAAGAGCAGCTCTTCCAGGAGACCCGCACTTGGTACACCTACTACGGTGTGGCGGAGCCGAAGAATGCTCCGAAGACCTACAATGAGTTCCAGAGCTACTTCGATTCCATGATCGACACTCTGGGGCGCACGGAGACGATCGACCGCTCCCGCATCATCCGCGGCCTGACCCTGGACCCGCCGATGCCCAACTTCCCGAAGTGGGCTTGGCGCCCCATCGCCCCCGTTGCCTCGCGTCTGCTCATGTGGGCTGCCACCGGACTGCTGCCGGACCAGGTTCGCAAGGCTCTCGATTGGAAGTGGACCAAGTCCGACGCCGTCAGGTTCACCCTGTTCTCCCGCACTCTTCGGGGGATCTTCAGTATCCTCCCCCGGAAGGTCCGAATGGTGCCGATCGCGGAGCGGGCGTTTAAGAAGGCCGAAGCCGCACAGTAGGAACGTCGAGGATGTGTCCCTTCAAGCTAATGAGATCTAGTGTCGCATTGCGAAGGGACACATTTTGCATGATGGGGTCTGGCACCCCGACCTCCGGAAGCTGCAACTGACGCAGCACCGATCCCAGATCACCGCTGAGGTCAATCGCCACGGGGATGGTGGAGATATCCGCCAGGGCGGGGATAGTCTTTAGGCCCACGGCTTGCACTTCCACCGGGCCATCAATGACCTGTGAAATCGCGCCAGGGCCGGTGGTCAACAGACCGTTGGCCGGCGAGCCGGGGGCTTCCACGCTGAGGTTATCGGCGACCAGCTTGTCGCCAGTGAGCCGCAGCGCGTTCACGGTACCGGACTCCGTCTCTACGGGCACGAGGGCCACGCGCACGTTACCGAGGAACGTGACCTTATCAGCCTTCACGATGCCTGGGGTTCCCTTCAGCGCGTACTGGGTAGGCTGCTGCTGGGCCTCGACAATGTCGCCGGCGCCGTAGAGGTACACGCTGGCTGCCAAGCCTGCGAGTAGCAGGGCTGCTCCGGCCTTGGGGGTGTGATACGGAGCCTTGGGGCCCGGGCTCTTGGGCTGCTCTACGGCGTCGCCGTCTGCTGTGCTGGCGGTATCCTAGGCAGCACCCTCAGCATTCACGGAGTCCGCAGTATCGCCAGCACCGGTAGATGCAGCGCCCCTAGAGGCGGGAAAAGTAGCGTACGGGTTCTTATCTGCATCCCCGGCACCCTCAGCGCTTTCAGTGCTTTCAGCAGTTTCCCCCTCGTCAGTACCAGAGCCGGCATCGGCGGCATCGGAGTCTGGGGTGGCGTCGGCGGTGGGTTCCCACGCAAGGGTGAACGCACCGCCGACGATGCCGAGAATCGAGCCCAGCAGAAAGCCACCGAAGTTCGACGTGGGCAATGCGACAACCGCGATAATGATGCCAAACACACCCAGGTAGGTGGCCGTTGCGGGACGGAACCATGCGCCCAGGCCAAACATGATCAGCAAGGCGCCAATGACGAACGTGGAGACGCCGGAGATCGTGGAGATCATCACCAGCAGATCCGAAATCCGGACCGAAAGGTACGCGGGAGTGATGATGACGATGCCCGCGAGGATCATCAGCAGGCCGGGAATAAAGGGGCGGCCGCGCCTCCAGCGGACGAAGCGGGTGGTCTTTTTCTCGTTCTCGGCCGGCTCAGCAGTCGAGTTAGCAGGCATTATCGGAACCCCGCTTCACGCTCACCGTCACACCCTCGACGGTCAGCGTGGAGGCGCCAATGGCAGTGGCGAGGATGTCATCTGCGCGAACTTCCACAGACTGGGAGGACAGACCCCCAGGCTCCGGGAGGCGCAGCGTTGTTGACCTGGTGGGTATCGATGCCGACCTGCGGGTCAGTGAGCTTCAGGGCACCGGCAATGTCGGTGACGCCCACGATGAGGTTCTGGGCATCAACGGTGTTATCGCCGTTGGCCTTGAGCGCTAGGGTGGCCTCGCCCACGCCCGGAAGGTCCGGCAGCGTGGTGGACAGGCACAGGTTGGAAGCGTTGGCCTGCTCGAACTTCAGGCGAGCAACGGGCATCGTGTCCTCACCCTTCTTGTCCGAATCCATGAACAGAGAGAATCCAGAGCCGGTGAGGTGGCTCATCTTGATATTGAACAAGGTTCCGGAAAGGGCCAGGTTGGCGGTCAGACCGCCCTGGGCCACGGCTACACCAGCACCGGAAAAGGCCAGCAGGCCAACAACCAGTCCAGCCGTTGCCTTAGTCTTATTGATTTTTCCCATTGGTCCTCCTGATACGCCCCACTTTTCGAGGCCGAAACAAACGTGCTCACACAGTAACGTTCTCGCGCATGTCAGCTGCACTATTCTGTCTCGCCCGATGGCTCGTAGTCGAATTTTTGGCCTGGCCTCACAACTAGCCACTACTGGTCTATCCCATGTGCACCCAGAGTAGGGCTACTTAATTTTGTTCATCTCAGCTTTCTTGGTAACTCTGTAACGTAATTCACATTGCTAACTTGACCCATTTGTGGGCTCACCTATGTGCCGATGGCGTACCTCCCGCCCGCCCCCACTAGAATTGATTAACCGTATGACCCATTCACTAACCACCAGCACAGCTAGCAGCTTCCATCCCGCTAGCTATAGCAGCCGTACGGCTAAGTAGAGGGGGTTATGGTGACTCAATCTCATCGTTTCCACATCGATACCGGTGTGCGGCGCAACATCGCAGAATCCGTATTGCGGCACCTCAATGTGCTCACCGACCACGCGGTTCACGATCTTCTCAGCGAACTCGGTGCTGAAGTTCCACCACCGCTGCACCGGCTCTTACATGCCAGCGTGCGTTCGAACATCCGCATCTTCGGCGAACTGCTGCAGACCGGCGAATCCATGGACCGCGCCAAGCCCAGCCGCGCCATTGCGCAGTTCACCCGCGTGCTCGCCCAGAACCGCGTGCCGCTGCACCGCTTGATCTTCATGTATCACTGCGCGCACAACTCGCTGGAGCGCCAGCTGCTTCCCCTCATCGAGACGGTCTGCCGCACGCACACCGGCTCCCCGCAGGCCTCGGAGTTCTTCATGGTGCTCACCACGATGCGCAACATCACCAGCCGCTACATCACCACGATGGAGCAGGCCGTGGGCCGGATTTACGAGGACGAGGCGCAGCGCACAAGCCTGCCGGGCGATCCCCAGCTGCTGGCGCACGTCCAGGCCATCGTCAAGGGAGACATCGCGGAACTGCCCACCGACGATTCCGCCGTGGACTACGACCTCACCGGCACGCACCAGGCATTCATCATCTGGTCCCAGGGCGCCGATCAGCTCCCCGCGGACGCCGTGCGCAAGTTCGCCTCCCAGGTTGCCCAGAGCTACGGCTCCCCCAGCGAGCCGCTGACGGTCTTCCCAGAGCACACGGAAGCGTGGTGCTGGATCGCTTTGGACCCGGAGCGGCTTCCCAGCGGCCCGCCACCCATCGAGTTCCCGGCGCGAGCACGCCTGGCGATCGGCACCTACGATCACGGCGTGGAGGGCTTCCGCCTGTCGCATCGCCGCGCGATGGCCCTTCACCGCCTGTCCGCGACGTGCCCCGCTACGGCTCCTTCTGTTCTCGACGCCACCACGACGGGCGCTACCACCGCAGCGGCTTTCGTGGATCGCGTCGACGAGGCCTCGGACATCGTCATCTCCACGCTGCACAGCCTCGCGGCGGATGATCGCTACGCAGAGATCATCCGGGAGACCACGCGCAGCGTGCTGCTGAACGGAACGTCCGGCGCGTCGGACAACATGTCCGCGCACCGCAACACCATTAAGTACCGTCTCAACAAGTTCAAGGAAGCCGTGGGGCGGGACGATATCTCCTCCCCGGACTTCGCCTTGGCACTGGAGTTGGCGCACTGGCATGGCTCGCGGGTTCTCACGACCGACGATGATCGCGGCAACGACTAGCGCCACTAGTGCGTTGTGCAGGAGCCACCACGGCACGCAGAGAATTGTATAAAAAGATCAAAATATAACGATTTATTTCGTCCTGGCGGGCGCGGTTGCTACAACGGTGGTGAACCCTACTGTTCGGAGGACGATAATGACTGCACCGCAGGACAACAAGGCCGGAGACCCCAAGTCCGACCACAAAGCCGATCACGAGCGCCGCGAATTGAAGAGCGCTCCCCTTAACACCGATTCGCTGCTGTGGAAGTACGGCTCCGATAACCGCATCCAGCTGATGCGTGGCTACACCGGCATCCTGCAGAACATGCTGCCGGCCATCGGCCAGTCTCTGCTGGACCACTCCAAGTTCTTCGACGAGCCCTTCTCTCGCCTGGAGCGCTCCACCCCGCAGATCATCCAGTCCATGTACATCGGCGACGATGACCCGCTGGGCACCCAGATCCGCGACTACCACACCAACATCCAGGGCAAGCTGCGGGACGGCTCCCGCTACCACGCGCTCAACCCGGATACCTACTGGTGGGCACACGCCACGTTCGTGTACCGCGTGATCCGCACCCAGGACCTGTTCGGTAAGCCATTCACCCCTGAAGAGCGCGAGCAGCTCGTTCAGGAAGGCGTGACCTGGTGGCGTCGATACGGAGTATCCGACCGCCCGGTCATCGACAACTACCAGGGCCTCGTTGACTACATCGAGGAAATGACCCGCACTGAGCTGGAGCGCAATGAGACCGTGGACTTCGCGCTGCGTCGCGTGCGCAACGAAAAGGTCAAGGCTCCGGACGGCATGAACCCGAAGGTGTGGAACGTTATTTGGAAGCCGGTCATGCGCTCCATGGTGTGGCTGACGATCGGCACGCTGGAGTAATCCCAGCGTGACATCCTGGAAGTTCCGTGGACCGAGAAGGATCAGAAGCGCTTCGACCGCTTCTGCGCTGTGGTCCGCAAGGTTCACCCGATGCTGCCGGAAGACAAGCGCTACATGGAGCCTGGCCGCTCCATGATGATCCGCCACGGCATGATCAAGGGCGAGCCGAAGGAAATGAAGGTCATCCGCCCCTACCAGGGCTAAGACGCCCCCACCCGGAGCAGAGCGGCGAGTTACTCGCCCTTCTCGAGCTCCGGGTTTTTCTTTGCGGCATCGAGCTCCGCGCGGATTTCCTCCAGGCGGGAGCTGGCGCGCATATCGCGGCCGGCCTCCTCGATCTCCTGCATGCGGCCCTGCACCGAGCCCTCGATGAGCTCCTGGCTGCCCAGCGCCTGCGCGTAGCGGCGCTCGATCTTCTCCCGCACGCCATCGAGCGTGGGCACGCTGTCATCGGCGGCGATGCCATTCATCCGCTGCACGGACTCGGCGGTGGCTTCCTGCATCTTCGCCTGCTGCGCCTGCGTGCGCAGCTGGTCAATCTGCGCCATCTGTTCCTCTAGGCGCGCAGCGGACTGTTTCTGCTGCTGCTCCGCCTGCTGAGCGGCCTGCACCGCACCGGCGTGGAGCTGCTTGGTATCTTCCAGCTCCTGCTCCACGGTGACCAGCTGCGAGGCAAACACCTCGGCGGTCTGATTCATCTCTTTGGCCTTCGCCTCGTCTCCCGAGGCCGCTGCGGCATCCGCCTGCGTAATCGCCGTGCGGGCATTGTTCGCCAGGCGCTGGGCATCCTCCTGCAGACGGCTCAGCTTCATCTCCAGCTGGTTCCGGTTGCCGATCACCGCAGCGGCCTGCTCGGTGATCTCCCGGTGCTGCTTCCGGGCGGCCTCGGTGGCCTGCTGAATCTGCACCATCGGATCGGCATTCTCCTCGATCTTCGTATCGAGGGACTGCATCAGGTACTTCCAACCTTTAGAAAATGGATTCGCCATGGCAACCATCCTACGTGGCACACCGCCCGGCCGCTGCTTCACTTCGGGAGCGCGCTCGCTATCAAAATAGGCGTAGCCTTTCCCCATGGACATTGCATGTTACGCCGCTCCCGGCGCCGGCGAGGCGCTGACGAAATCCACCCTCACTAGGCGCGATCTCCGCGCCAACGACTGCCTCATCAAGATCCGCTGGGCGGGCATCTGCCACTCGGACATCCACACCGTCAACGGCGATTGGCCGCACGATAACTTCCCCCTCACCCCTGGCCACGAAATCATCGGTGAAATTACCGAGGTCGGCTCCGACGTGGCGAAATTCTCCGTCGGCGACATCGTGGGCATCGGCTGCCTCGTGGACAGCTGCCAAGAGTGCGAAGCCTGCCAGGACGGCGACGAAAACTACTGCGAAAACGGCGCCACCGGCACCTACAACGCCCCCGACCGCATCGACGGCACCATCACCCAGGGCGGCTACTCCACCCACATCGTGTGCCGCGAAGAGTTCCTCATCCGTATCCCGGAGGCTTTTTCTGACCTCGAATCACACGAGGCCGCGGCGGCCACTCCCCTGCTGTGCGCAGGCATCACCACCTATTCCCCGCTGAAGCACTGGGGTGTGGGCCCGGGTATGAATGTCGCGATCGTCGGCATGGGCGGCCTCGGCCACGTGGCCGTGAAGATCGCCTCGGCCATGGGTGCGGATGTGACCGTGCTGAGCCACTCCAAGGCCAAGGAAGAAGATGGCCGGAAGTTCGGCGCCAGCGACTACATCGCCACCGGTGAGGAAGGCTGGCACGAGAACCTCAAGGGCAAGTTCAATCTCATTATCAACACCGTGTCCGCCCCGATGGACCCAGCACCGTTCCTCTCCACCCTGCACCGCAACGGCACCATGGTGATGCTGGGCTTGCCCCCGAAGCCCATGGAAATCGGCGCGAACCAACTAATCGGTGGTCGGCGCAGCCTCGCGGGCTCCGCCATCGGCGGCATCCCCGAAACCCAGGAAATGATCGACTTCTGCGCCGAGCACGGCATCACCGCCGAGGCCGAGGTCATCCCCGCCGAGCAGATCAACGAGGCCTATGAGCGCGTCATCGATTCGGATGTGCGCTACCGCTTCGTCATCGACGCAAACACGATCTAGCACTCCAGCTACCGCATGGCGGCGCCGATCGTGGTGGCGTCGACCATGCCGACCATGCCGGGCATGCCGGACATGGTGGAGCTACTTGGCCTCACCGGCGTCATCCGCTGCGGCGTTCTGTGCCGCCACCTGCTTGCGAACCTCGTCCATATCCAGTGCCTGAGCCTGGTTGATCAGATCGTTAAGAGCCTGCGGGGGCAGCAGACCTGCCTCGCGGGCCAGCAGGATGCCGTCACGGAACATCATGATGGTGGGGATGGACTGAATCTGCAGCGCAGCGGAAAGATCCTGGTTAGCTTCGGTATCGACCTTGCCGAAGGTGGCATCGGGGTGCTCCTCGGAGATCTGCTCGAAAATAGGCGCGAAGCGCTTGCACGGCCCGCACCAGTCAGCCCAGAAATCCAGCACAACAATGCCGTCCTGTTGCACGGTCTCCTGGAAGTTTTCACCGGTGATTTGAACAGTTGCCATGGTTAATTCCTTTGCATTCGTGGGGTCGTTCTTGCGTTCTGTCCCTACCAACGTTACGCAAAGTCCGTTTTATTCCGCAGCCACGCCCTGTCGATTATGGTTCTAGACATGTCTACGAACTCCCCCGAATCGCAGTCTGCTTCCTCCGCCTTCGACGCCACCAGCAAGCCCTCGCCCACGTATCAGATGTACCAAAAGGTCGCTGGAAAGCCGCTGGGCAAGGCGCTGTTTTCCCTGGGTGTTGCCCTTAAGGCCCCTTACTTCGCCACGGTCCAGCCGCGTGTGAAGGAGCTTCGCCCCGGTTACGCGAAGGTGCGCAGCCACAAGTGGTGGCTGCTCAACAACCACATCGGCACGTTCCACGCGATCGCAGCGTGTAACGTTGCGGAGTTCGCCATGGGTACACTGGCCGAGGTCTCCATTCCTGCCTCGCATCGCTGGTTGCCCCAGGGCATGCGGGTGGAATACAAGGCCAAGACCGCTGGCAGTCTCACTGCCGTGG
Encoded here:
- a CDS encoding NAD(P)-dependent alcohol dehydrogenase — its product is MDIACYAAPGAGEALTKSTLTRRDLRANDCLIKIRWAGICHSDIHTVNGDWPHDNFPLTPGHEIIGEITEVGSDVAKFSVGDIVGIGCLVDSCQECEACQDGDENYCENGATGTYNAPDRIDGTITQGGYSTHIVCREEFLIRIPEAFSDLESHEAAAATPLLCAGITTYSPLKHWGVGPGMNVAIVGMGGLGHVAVKIASAMGADVTVLSHSKAKEEDGRKFGASDYIATGEEGWHENLKGKFNLIINTVSAPMDPAPFLSTLHRNGTMVMLGLPPKPMEIGANQLIGGRRSLAGSAIGGIPETQEMIDFCAEHGITAEAEVIPAEQINEAYERVIDSDVRYRFVIDANTI
- the trxA gene encoding thioredoxin codes for the protein MATVQITGENFQETVQQDGIVVLDFWADWCGPCKRFAPIFEQISEEHPDATFGKVDTEANQDLSAALQIQSIPTIMMFRDGILLAREAGLLPPQALNDLINQAQALDMDEVRKQVAAQNAAADDAGEAK
- a CDS encoding hotdog fold domain-containing protein produces the protein MSTNSPESQSASSAFDATSKPSPTYQMYQKVAGKPLGKALFSLGVALKAPYFATVQPRVKELRPGYAKVRSHKWWLLNNHIGTFHAIAACNVAEFAMGTLAEVSIPASHRWLPQGMRVEYKAKTAGSLTAVATADLPDFSTITTETGGQTVTVTIHFSDDEVKESVYAEIDIWVTAKKPASA